In Oryzias latipes chromosome 19, ASM223467v1, the genomic stretch AACAGACCGcgtctcctcctctgctcctgctgctcctccggGGGCGAAGTTCTCCCCGTCCTCATGCAGCACGGCCTCCACACACTGGCATGCCTCTGAAAAGGATGCAGCTCATTTACTAACAGCTTCTGCATTTTCTGCATTAAAATTTCAGGAGCGACTTCCTCAGCTTACCGTTCCAAGCTATTGAGTGTACCTTAGCAGGAGTGAAGCCAAAAGGTAAAGGCTTTGGCTAAATATCCATTTGATGGCAAACATGTTTGTCTGGGAGCGAAGCACAGATGTCCAGATTCTGTTTTTGCCTGAAGCTTCGGTCTAACGTGATTTGATTGTGGTCCCAGCCTCTTTCCCATTCTGTCTGCGTGATCgaagctcatctgctgcttTTTCAGGGGAGGTGTGGACTGAGGAGGCTCTGGACGTCTTTGAACAGCTGACACACTGTGCCTCCTGGAGGCCCCTGCAGGCCAAACTCTGCAGTTATTCCCACTCTGAGATCTCCTCCTGGCCCAGTGTTAAGCTCTACGACAGCAGGGATGGACAAGTgagactttttcttctttttacagcGAGCGCGTGCTTTCAGAAACACTCCCAAACGTGTGCTCCGCAGGCTTTGGACGTCGGTGAGGAGCTGATACGTCTGGGTCATGCAGTCGGCCACCAGGAGGTGCTGAACACCAGTGCTGAAGGGGGCAACCGTGGCTCTTTGCAGCAGATGTTGGTGGGTCCCTTCAACTTCCTGAGTTTAACTGGAGGCGTCTGAGGTGAGGGTTGGAGGACGGCAGGCCTGCACTGCCTTTGTGCACAAAGAAGTGCCGGCTGCCATGGTTACTGTTGTGGACAGGATTGACACATGTAGCCAACCCGTGGCGGCCGTCACAGGGCTACATTGCATGGTTGGAGAGGGGTGTGCATCATTATAAGGGGACGCATCTGCAGGCTGCGGCAAAAGGGACTCTGTCCAAAACTAAATTACAAAATGTGCAAGCAGTgtttggaaaaaagctgttacaATCAAGGCTTGTTGAGTTTAAAGAGCCACAAGTGGTGACATACGCACGTTTAAAAGTCTAAATGAAATGGAGAAATCTTCGTTTGCAACGGGGTTACAGAACCTCAGAAGAATTTCCATGAATGTGACTCTTCaagaaatttagaaaaatgctcCGTGATTTTAAAAAGGCAACAAATGAGAAAGCATCCGTGTAAAATTCACCAAAAAAGACCTGAAATACGATTCAGACTTTGACTCCCTGACACTTGGATCTGATAGAATTGATAgaattagtattatttttcctgactttttttctgagagttattttttattccataaatagtgttatttgATTAGAAGGATTATGAacgaatgaaactttattcatggaACCCTTTACAACTCCTTCAGGGTACCAGAGGGCTTCACAATGAAAGACAGACGcctaaagtttaaaattgtgGCCCTCACAAGAAAACGGGCCACATGCTAAACTACTGATATGTTAAATAGCTTATATGCTTAACTACTTAATATGGCTCGCCAAACTGGAATTTTTCTAGGATTGTGCTTTGCAAATAGTGGAAATGGCTTTAAAATTAGAACAAAAGCTGaagttaaaacttaaaaatgttccattttaaaatacataaattcattttaaagcaaaattaaagCAAGTTTTATCTGGATTTGATCGGGAAACCCTCCACACATCTGGTCTGGCcttatttttattgaactttagACCCCTCTGTGGCCCAaaggtttgcccacccctgatgtAGAGAATAGTGGTGAAAAATCGAGTTTTAGATTTAGCTTGCTACAACCAGCACAGACGTCAGACGTTTCCATGCATTAAGGAGAAACTGCTAACTCAGCAGCCACACATTTGATGGGCTTTGTTACAAATACGCTGGAATACCAAACTATTCATTTTCTCAGCTGTTTTAAAAGTGAATCAACACAGAGCAGGTTAAGAACTAGTGATGGACAGCAGACCTTCTGTGACTGCAACACCCGACTCCAATGACTCGAAGCCATGGAACCGATGgacacattaaaacattttaggcGGCCTGAATCAAAGCTGTAGGATGTCGCTCGTCGGTTTACCTGGGAGAAATGCTACTTTGATCTCagatgcccccccaccccccgtctGTTGCATCATCGACTGATCAAAAGCTCTGGTTCTGCTTCTTGCAGGATGACGTCATCGGAGCCTCGTCGGAGCTCAGCATGTCTTGCATTAGTTTATCAGGTGAGAGCGAGTGCGTTGCTAAGCTTCTGAAGGAACGtgttaccatggaaaccacTGAGTAATCGGAGGAGGCTAACTCATTCACTTAACAGGAACTGCTGCATGCAAATCCTTCTCTGTTCTGTGTGCATCCATGCTTGATAGTAAAGTAGGACATCAAGTCAGCAAAGACGTTTCTGCATGACTGTGGCCTCAAATGGCACAGACAAGCAATAAGTTAGATTGTTAGTggttttaaaaagtgttcagGGGTTTTAGGAACAATATTtgcatgtttctgtgttttaccTTGGTTTATGATTAGGAATGGTGTTTGCCAGCTAAAATGTATCCCCGTTCTAGAACCGAAATAAACGTCTTTTCCCagtaattgtagtttttttgtgctgttcCCTCGTGTTCCGATTGTTCAGAGCTCATGCTAATCTTTTAACTATTTGCACTGAAATGGACAAACGGAGAGTATACGTATTTAAGACGCTGCAGTTCTAAACCTGGTCTCGTCTGCCCTCAGAAGCTGCCTCAAACTCAGGAAGTGTTGATGTTCTAGACGATGAGCTGCTTTACGACCAAACCGACAAATAATGGGGAGAGgggaaaaatacatcaatgtaAGTTGAATGCATTTTGATTAGCATCTTCCAACATATTGACCCCACCTTTCCTCCCATCCAAACAGCAACTGTGCTGTCATTCCAGACTGGATGAAGGCGTTTCCCTGTCTCTACGCCTGAACCCTCACATGGAACCAACCGCACCTACCTGATGAATGCCCCACCGTTCTTCCAGCCGCCTTCCTTTTTGAGTTATGCCTTTCTCCCTGTTGAAAATGCAAAAGCATACGTTTTTTGTTGCGTTAAGTTTTGAGGGAAGACTAAAGGCTCGGATTTTCGGAAGTCATAGCGGCAAGAAtgcaaatgttttggttttttttcctgctgaatAGACAATGTTCTGAGCtgttatttttgtgataatatATTATAAAGAATATAATATTTATGAATGTGGTCGACAGATTGTCATCAATATGAAAAAAGCAGCGTTTACTGAACCGCTCGAAGAGAAGACAAATCTTTCCATAAAGTGTAAGAAGAAACGTGTACATgaaaataaatagtttatttatttccagTGCTGTTGGTATCCGTGTCGTGTATGTGCAGACGTGGGCGTCAGAGTGCTGCTCCGCTTCTTGTTGCAGCGTTTCTCCTCTGCAGAACCCACTGTTATTGTTTCTCTGTCAATCGATGACCTCCATTTAGGACTGGCCAATCACGTGAAAGTAGGTTACGCTCGCACATGCGCAGAAGCGGGTTAGTAAATTTGTTGATATCCTGCTTGGTAGTATTCAATTGTACTTTAGTGTTTGCAGCCAGAATCAACCCCCCCAGCCAGGGGCTTTTATTTGCATCGGGTAACAGAGAGAGCTAAAAACGTCAGGTTTATGACGGGCTGATGGAAGACACACGGGATTTGGTGAGTAAAATACGTTTGTGTCGCGATGTTCCGACTGCTGTTCCTCCTTTTGTTGTTATCTATTTATGGTAGCTAGCTAGTGTTCATTCAGCTTAAATATTAAGAGAACTAGATAAAGGAAATAGAAGAACAAAGTGCTAGGAACGTAAATACCGCGCGTTTAATTTATTTTCGATCAGAGTACGCATGTGTGTTGCGCATGTGatgtgaaaaatgtcttttgtagATATCTGGATAAACTGGTTCCGCTAGCCTGCTAATGCTAGCTAGCTTAACTAGCATCCGAGCTATTTCTCCCACGGCCGCCCCTCATTTTCgccaggtttttttatttcttctttttgttcaaattagTTTGGAATATCCACGTGTAGGCGcattatttttctgaattttttttaagatgtctgtttttccaattaaaaaataaacgctAGCACAGGTGTGTGTAGCTCTTTTTAAATTGGAGCTGTGAGCTGATCGTGGAGGTAAACAGATTTTGACAGCACCAAACACTGCTCCATATTCTGAATCTTCTTGGTCTGGTgcatataccccccccccccacgctagaaatatttttaatgcatGTTTACGGTCACTATTCACAGATCTCACTTCCAGAAATCCGTAAACAGAGTGGCTGATGGGAAAAAGTCTGTCGGCTACCTGTAGcgctttaatttgatttaaaatgcatttgaatGCATCCATCGAGGTATCTCTGCACAAACCtgtttacaattaaaaaaaaaaatacaaattcccTATTCAGAACTTTTACTTGAGAAATCAAAATAAGATaattttgctttcttttatttatttatttatttgaataaaatccaCCTTacatgagtttttttcttttgctacttGAAGCTTAAAAAGTACAACTATGCAGAGACCAGGACTACTTTGATACAAACTACATGATtctgtacatgttttttttctcagttcttGGTGTTGACCTGTTTGTGAGGCCCACAGTAAAGCCGTTAACAACAGAAGTCCATTGAAAAAGTTGAAAGCCAAACAGTATTTACTGCTTTTGTTTATAGTTTTATCACTAtttatgtatgtacaaaatgaaatgtattatATTTGTAtcagaataacaaaataatgtGAGTTTTAGAAATTAAATGTGTTTGAATAGGTTTGCTACCCCAGTTGTGTTCCTTTCCAAGAGTATATGATCAATGTTAATCCAGTTTTGACAGAATATTATTGTAATCACAGCAGTTTAAATCCTTTCTCATTTTCCTGCTAGAATATTCTTTCACTGAACCCTGAGCTGAAAGCTTCCATGGGGTTTGTGTTAATCAATATTTATTGAAGCGAAATTTGGAAGTCTGGAcagattattaaaaataaagatggcAAAGCAtcttatatattatatatgcaCACCTACATGTCTGTCTGTCCCGGTTATGACTGAGGCTTAAGTGAAGAGAcacgtttttcttttgtgaaggCTGAACGCACCCCACGttcagagaggaagaggagagactcGTTCGGGATGTTTGATGGCTACGACAGTTGCAGCGAGGACTCCACCAGCAGCTCCAGCTCAGAGGACAGTGAGGATGAGGTGGTGCCCTCCATGCCTGCAAGCCTGCCCATCATCAAGAACAATGGGCAGGTTTATACTTACCCCGATGGCAAAGCTGGAATGGGTCAGTACAAGAACCATGTATTGTTGGATTTGTCACAAATGTAACTTTTTGACCAAACGGTGGAAAGTTTTTCTACTCCTCTGATGCTGATCTCTGCCCTTCACAGCAACATGTGAAATGTGTGGAATGATCGGGGTGCGAGATGCTTTTTATTCCAAAACCAAGCGCTTCTGCAGCGTGTCGTGTTCCAGGAGTTACTCCTCAAATTCTAAAAAAGCTAGCATTCTGGCAAGACTCCAGGTGAATATACTGAACACTGTTGCAGTAATGGAGAGAAGGCTCATGTGTGGTTACATCAATCTTTATCTTTCACAAGGGTAAGCCTCCAACAAAAAAGGCTAAAGTCTTGCAGAAACAGCCTTTAATGGCCAAGCTGGCAGCTTATGCTCAGTACCAAGCAAGTCAACAGAACCAAGCCAAGTCGAAAGCCGGTAGGTGGTCAAAAATCAGTGCTTGGAGGGAATGCAAACAGTCAGTAATGATgccgttttgttttttgattccTGTTCTGGTCAGTTGTCACTGCAGAGAGTTTTGACTGGGGGAAGTACATCTGCAGCAACAATGTAGTGGGAGCTCCTGTCAGCTGTTTCAAGCATGTAAGTAGAGGTTAGAGGACATGAGGGGGGGATCCGGATGTTGTGGATGCTGAAACTTTTTCCCTGCCTCAGGCTCCTATGGGAACATCCTGGGGAGACATAGAAGAGGGGGTGAGGATCGAAGTCCCCAACTCTGACATCAGCCTTCCGACCAAAGTGTACTGGATAGCAGAGATCGTGAAGCTCGCGGGTAGGACATGTCAATGCTTGAACGTTCAACTGCTTGAGGCCAGAAAAGTCCATGTTTTCTGAGGATAAATGATGAAACTAGTTGTCCTGATGGTGGACATTTATCCATTAGTGACCATTTGTTTGCTGTCAAGTGACCAAAGCAAACATGGTCTGTAATtctctgactttttcttttttaacaaacattacATCTATAAATTGACATCAATCAGCACATCTGCAGACCTGAGAGTCTTTGTGagcagaacaagttaaaagtcTCATCTAGTTGTTGCTTTTGGTATCTACTTTTGTCTTTGATGGATCCACTCTCCCCAGGTCTGGAGGATTTCCATCTTTCATAactgtttagtttgttttatggCCAAATCctttattaaaatataataaacacTTCAGACATATTAGTCAGTCACATTGTCTGCAATTTGTTTCACTTTAAACGctgagtttggtctgtacttAGCATAGATGGAGCCAGAGTGTAACATGAAAAggagtttatttgtataaagaTAAATTCTGTCCTTCACAGATCTGTTATCTGTTAAGGAAGCTCTGCTATTCTCTCTGGGTTATCTGTGTTTAAACTGCTGTTCTTGGAAACATTGCTCTGTAATTTAATGTGATTCTTTTAAACACCAATCTTTCTACTTATTTTTGAGTCTTATTGAGGAAAAAAAGCCAGATCCTAATCATACATTTTAGTGAGCACAGCGTGAATCCTTCCGTTTTTTTGACTGgtagtaaaaatgtaaacaatataAATCAATACATACAGAAAGTCGCCATAAACCTATAAGTGCAGCATTAACAAAGGGTGTTTTTGCCGGCTGACAGTCAAGTCTTGAATTTAAACTCCTGACTTTGGAGCTGTCCACTCCACCCACTGAGCTTCACAAAAACGCATCACCTTTTATCGTGGCTAAAGGGTTTAGCGTAAGACAGAAGTTTGTAGCCACTAAACCAGTTGGTTCTGTCTACAGGGTTCAAGGCCCTCCTGCGTTATGAGGGCTTCGACAACGACACGAGTAAAGACTTCTGGTGTAACCTCTGCATCCCAGAGGTTCACCCGGTGGGTTGGTGTGCTTCCAACGGAAAACCCCTCGTACCTCCAAAAAGTGAGTCTTGGTGCCGACGGTGCTTCTGCGCTGTCCCGGACGTTGAGGGTCATTGTTGCTGTTGTGTGCTTTTCAGGCATCCAACACAAGTATTCAAACTGGATCGTCTTTCTTGTGAAGCGCCTGACCGGAGCAAAAACCCTGCCCACTGATTTCAATACCAAGGTAAGTGGTGTGGAGAGGTTCGTAGAGAGCCGGCTTTTAGACCACATGTGCCGTGGGCCTAACCCAAAGGAAACACCAGCCTCTTGGATAGTTCGGTTGTGGAAGAAATGCTCCATATATTTAAGGTTTATATCTCGACATATTGGTGTGCCGTCTGCTCTGCCTCTGCACTTTTAAAAGGAGGCATTGTCTATCATTATGGAGCAAGCAAAGGTAATGAGGCTGCAGGAGATATGAAAGTCAgtttattgtggaaaaaaacgATTAAATAGAGTGTTTTTGTGTCCATTACTTATAATTCCCTGTTTTATCCTCCTAAATATCgttttttagtcatttatttgTTAACGCTGTGTTAACTAATCATGGATATTTGCTGTCCAAACCCTGTAACTTTTGTTGAAGCTCTCCTGCACTGCTACACAGTCAGTATCAAACAAAACCCAACACAAAATCAGGTCGAAAActgttgtaaatatttattgaaagaaCATTTTACGACCGAGGATGCATCATTCCCTTTAATAATGGATGtgaaagcagctgcagaggtACCTGCCGTCACCTTTTCACACAGAACAGGAATCGcatcaggaaaagtgttttatttctgcaGTGGTAATGATGCCAATGGAGGCATTTGGAGTTTGACATTTATAATTATCATTATCATCTGCCACCTCTCACGCATCACTGTCCTGCCTGCAGGTACACGAGAACATGCAGTTTCCCTTTAAGAAGCTGATGCGAGTGGAGGTGGTGGATAAGAACTACTTGTGCCGGACGCGGGTGGCGCTGGTGGAGCAGGTGATCGGGGGTCGCCTCAGGCTGGTCTATGAGGAGAGCCAGGACAGCTCTGATGACTTCTGGTGCCACATGTACAGCCCCCTCATTCATAATATCGGCTGGTCCAGAAGCATCGGTCACCGCTTCAAACGCTCAGGTTGGTTGAGAAACGCTTCCCATGATGCTCTGCAAGCAGCAGCATGTATCTGCAATGACCTTAAGCCTTTGGTAAACGGGCTGCACCCTGTGAAACTTCAGGCACTGCAAGAGCTCTGAAGCTCtgaagcagccacttccaatgacaaATCTATGTAAACGCGCTTTTCGGGCTGCGGCACTCAAACTCTCATGTTCATGTGCAGCTACGGCAGTTTCTACAAATGTTACATGCAAAACGCACGACCAATGAACGCGCTTTGCCAGCTAAACCGGGCTGGACTTTGACCAGTCGGGGACTTGGATCTGGTAGTGACGcatggatggcgtcccctttaattcacggaagtaccagcctttaaaaaaaaaaaaaaattgatcatggaggagaaattaatgattGTTTTGTGTCCGGCTAGAATTTTTACGATACAAAGGCCTTCAtgtattaaaatagaaaaatcctCCAGGTTTTCATCGCTTTGACATCTTGCgagactcttccaactgcaggtgaCGGACAAACTGTGTAAAAAGAagcagcccctccctgcttgtccagttcTTGAACGCTTGTCAAaggccggtgtgaacgcagccaGACGCTTTTCCTCTAAATTGTGGCTCCAAAGTGTTttctctagatcagtgttttattGAACAGGAGAAAGGGATATTTGATGAGATCAAAGCTAATCCATCTTTTTTTGGATGGATTAATGTCACTCTGATTCCACCTGTGTTGGTTACATTTCCACAGGTATTCTTAAATACCCTCTAGCTGAgggggggtctgcaacctgagccTCCAGGGCCACACTTGGCtctttttacccctccattgtggctctctgattaaaataaaataaagacttaaatgtaagtaaaaatTGAGTTAGTAGTAAAGTACATAACAAGTAAAGTAACCCAAACTTCCTTCCACTCATTCACAAAGAGTTAGAACAGTTCGTGGCACTCCACGAGGCTCCTGACTACACTACCCACAATGCTTcaacaatccatcaagcagCTCAGCTTGATATTTACTAAAGTTGAACTAAAgcatatttaaagatttttgtgCCCCGTTTACCGCAGAAAAGGTCAGTTAGCTCACCCAGATTTTATACTCAAAGCACTCTTTTGAACAAATTGAAGgatttttaaaccaaatgtgGTTCAAAAAAATATGATAAGGGGTCCCTAATTTAAACTGTGGTTAATCTGCTTTAATAACAGAAATACAAATCAGTGTCTGAATTTTCTAAAGGGAGACTTTTTGCCTCGTGTTCGGTGAGAAACCAACCCAAACGGCTCTTGGAGTGTGGAAGGTTGCGGCCCCCCGGCCCCAGCTCGTGTCATGCTCCACAGCTTCAGTTTATCCTTTTGTTTTCAGACTTTACCAAGAGGACGGAGGGTCAGGTGGATGCTCCTGAACAGCTCTTCCAGAAGGTAATGCAAGATGATGGTTATTTTACCTTAGCAGATGGGGCAATCAAAGGGGAAACTGTTCTGGTTCTCGCCAGGagctacaataaaaaaaaaaaaacagcagctacGCTCCTATGTTCTCCCTGCAGACATACAGGGATATAAATGTTTCCTCTGTCATGTTTATAACCACTAAGTGACGTCAAAAGTTCACACCTACAGTCAAAGAGAGCAAAGGAGCCCATCACAGCATCTTTTGCTCACCTGTGGCCATGACTAGTAATGAACAGGTTCATCCCCATGGAAAAGCTCCTGGCTGCAGGCTTTCCAACACGATCCCCCCCCTGACCCCAGACCCTGAGGACGCAGCCCCTTCTCCTCTGAATGAGTCACCACAGGAAGTTTCCCCTCAAACATCTGTCTGTGATCCTTTTCACATTTCAGGTTAAAGATGTGGACCAGACTGGGGACTGGTTCAAAGACGGGATGAAGTTGGAAGCCATCGATCCCCTAAACCTCTCAGCAATATGTGTAGCTACTGTAAAAAAGGTCTGAGACGACGATCTTCCCTCTTGGTTGATGTCTTCCCCGTTCCAGAGGACTGCAGGCTTACCAGAGACCTTGTTTTTCCCCCATATAGGTTCTAGCAGACGGGTACCTCATGATCGGGATTGACGGCTCGGAGGCCGTGGACGGATCGGACTGGTTTTGTTACCATGCCACCTCCCCCTCCATCTTCCCTGTTGGCTTCTGTGAAATCAACAGCATTGAACTCACTCCCCCCAGAGGTAGCAGAGTCCCCGCCTGTGTCCGAACCTCATTGGACTCCTGACGCTTGGGTTGGTTCTGATGATTGAATTTGCTCCACAGGGTACACTAAACTGCCATTTAAATGGTTTGACTACCTCAGAGAAACAAGCTCAGTGGCTGCTCCCGTCAGGCTCTTTAACAAGGTAggctttaaagtcccc encodes the following:
- the mbtd1 gene encoding MBT domain-containing protein 1 isoform X1, with protein sequence MEDTRDLAERTPRSERKRRDSFGMFDGYDSCSEDSTSSSSSEDSEDEVVPSMPASLPIIKNNGQVYTYPDGKAGMATCEMCGMIGVRDAFYSKTKRFCSVSCSRSYSSNSKKASILARLQGKPPTKKAKVLQKQPLMAKLAAYAQYQASQQNQAKSKAVVTAESFDWGKYICSNNVVGAPVSCFKHAPMGTSWGDIEEGVRIEVPNSDISLPTKVYWIAEIVKLAGFKALLRYEGFDNDTSKDFWCNLCIPEVHPVGWCASNGKPLVPPKSIQHKYSNWIVFLVKRLTGAKTLPTDFNTKVHENMQFPFKKLMRVEVVDKNYLCRTRVALVEQVIGGRLRLVYEESQDSSDDFWCHMYSPLIHNIGWSRSIGHRFKRSDFTKRTEGQVDAPEQLFQKVKDVDQTGDWFKDGMKLEAIDPLNLSAICVATVKKVLADGYLMIGIDGSEAVDGSDWFCYHATSPSIFPVGFCEINSIELTPPRGYTKLPFKWFDYLRETSSVAAPVRLFNKEVPNHGFRQGMKLEAVDLMEPRLVCVATVTRIVHRLLRIHFDGWEDEYDQWVDCESPDLYPVGWCQLTGYQLQPPASQNSREMSHSLPKQKKKAQQYKGQKKKRRIPVGRRPFSQAGRRSSFSGDEEHSPPLYRAQGPSRPRTFRRQNYNSESLLRMKEETAEADEFTFSQGTSDQESNGSGSYCIKQEP
- the mbtd1 gene encoding MBT domain-containing protein 1 isoform X2, whose translation is MEDTRDLAERTPRSERKRRDSFGMFDGYDSCSEDSTSSSSSEDSEDEVVPSMPASLPIIKNNGQVYTYPDGKAGMATCEMCGMIGVRDAFYSKTKRFCSVSCSRSYSSNSKKASILARLQGKPPTKKAKVLQKQPLMAKLAAYAQYQASQQNQAKSKAVVTAESFDWGKYICSNNVVGAPVSCFKHAPMGTSWGDIEEGVRIEVPNSDISLPTKVYWIAEIVKLAGFKALLRYEGFDNDTSKDFWCNLCIPEVHPVGWCASNGKPLVPPKSIQHKYSNWIVFLVKRLTGAKTLPTDFNTKVHENMQFPFKKLMRVEVVDKNYLCRTRVALVEQVIGGRLRLVYEESQDSSDDFWCHMYSPLIHNIGWSRSIGHRFKRSDFTKRTEGQVDAPEQLFQKVKDVDQTGDWFKDGMKLEAIDPLNLSAICVATVKKVLADGYLMIGIDGSEAVDGSDWFCYHATSPSIFPVGFCEINSIELTPPRGYTKLPFKWFDYLRETSSVAAPVRLFNKEVPNHGFRQGMKLEAVDLMEPRLVCVATVTRIVHRLLRIHFDGWEDEYDQWVDCESPDLYPVGWCQLTGYQLQPPASQNSREMSHSLPKQKKKAQQYKGQKKKSLLRMKEETAEADEFTFSQGTSDQESNGSGSYCIKQEP